The genomic window CTTTACGATCGAGTCTCTCGCTCTCATAGGCCTTTCACCCTTTTTCCCTTCTCAAAATATGGAAAATGAAAAAGCTGCCTATCATGAGCAGAAGAAAAAGCATGATCATACTCATGGCGCCGGCCACGCCGAAATTGAAGTATCGATAGATGTAGTCCAGGATATAGAAGCCGAAGGTGTAGGTCGCCTTGGCCGGCCCTCCAAAGGTCATGGAGAAAATAGTGTCGATGGTTCTGAAGGAGAAGATGGTTGTGATGACGACCCCCGTCAACATGGCCTTCCTGTTCAGGGGCAGAGACACGTGCCTGAAGATCTGCAGCGTGTCTGCACCATCCACACGGGCGGCCTCGTACAGGGTCGGGTCGATGCTTTCCAGCCCTGCGAGGATAATGATGGTCATGAATGGGATCCGCGTCCAGGAGTCCGCGATGATCACCCCCATCATGGCGAGATCCGGGTTGCCATAGATATCGATCGGCTCACGGAGAATCCCAAGACGGAGAAGGAAATCGTTGATGACCCCAAAGGAGGGATTGAACATCTGTGCCCACATGAACCCCGACACTACCATGGGGACGGCCCACGGGAACATGGCAAAAGAGCGGAGGATGCCTGACCCCCGGGTTATCCTGGACAGAGAGTGGGCCAGAATCAGGCTGATCACGAATGTCAGGGAGGTCACACCCGCGCAGAAAACCATGGTATTCTTGAAGCTTAACCAAAACACCCGCTGGTGGAAGAGGTATCTGTAGTTCTTCAGCCCACAAAAGACAACCGGACGGATGTTGTCATACCTCAGAAGACTCGTGGCTACCAGGAGAACGAAGGGGACAAGGATCCACAGAAACAGCACAGCCGCTCCAGGCATCGACAGAATGAAACCGAATCTACTGTCCGACAGCCTCATGACCTCACCCCAGGTTCCCCGGGATCTCTATCGACTCACACGGCCTCAACCGACTCATCCCGTAACAGTCAAAAACCCGGTGGCCCTGCGGTCGGTCCGCTGGGCCACCGGTGAAACTTCCCATCAGCCCCGCATGCCTCTTTTCCGGGACATCTGCTTAGTAGTATAGGAAGCTCTCGATCTCCTCTTGAGCCCGCTCCAATGCCTGGATAGGACTGACCTTACCGGTCGCGGCTTTTCCGAAGTACTCGAGAAGGATATCCATCATCTTCTCTCCACCAGGAGGGAAGACCTCCAGTACCGCGTTCTCGTTACATATCTTCCGGACATCCACGTAAGCCACCTTGGCCATGACCTCCGGGTCGTTGAACACCGCCGGGAGGAAGGGTGAGTTGCCCTCGATCAGGAGCTCGTTCACTCCTCCCTGTTTGCTCATTCGGACCTCTCCGAGGATCATTGCCGCCGCCTTGGCATTGTCAGGTGCAAAGCGGTTGATCACAAAGGCCGAGAAGTTCGTGGGTGCCGCCCCCCGGTACTTCTCCGGCATACTCTTGCTCCACTTTGGCGGGGGAAACGCAACCCAGTCACCCGGAGCATCGACCGGTTTGCCGTACACATCCTTGTGCACGCCCGGCGATTTCTCGGGATCGGCGAATCTGACTATGTTCGTGTTCAGTCCTGTCAGGATCATGGCGATCTTGCCCATGGCGAATGCCTGCTGATAGTCGTTCCACGTCCAGCCGAGAATCGCCTCAGGAGCCGACTTGTCCTTGGCGATGAAGTTGACGAGGGTCTCCCACGCCCTCTTGAACTCAGGCGTGAGCAGATCGATCTTTCCGTTCTTCATCAACCGGCCGCCCTGTGCATAGGTCATTGCTTGCAGAGTCTGGAGAATGTAGTGGTCGCCCGTGAATCCGACGCCCCAGTATGTAGAATCCAGGTTTTTCAAAACCCACTGCCTGGCCTTCCGGGCGGCGACGATCAACTCCTCCCAAGTGCTGGGAACCCCGACCCCTGCTGCCTTCAGCCAGGACGGTCTGGCGTAGCTGATATTGGCTTTCTGAGTGTCGACCGTACCGTAGAAGTGTCCATCCGGCCCTTTCAGCAGCTGGAGCAAACCCTGAGGATAGATGGCCTGCACCTGGGGGCTCCAGATGGCGTCCATCTTCTCGATCCAGTTTGCAGAGATGAGATGCTGGAGGGCAAAAGCCGGTTCGGAGACGCACATGGAGGTAACGTTTGGATCCCGGCTCACAAGGGCGCTGATCGTCTTCTGGAGGAGGACCTGATCTGAAACCTCCACGTAGTCCACCTTGATACCGGTGAGTTTTTCAAAGAGTTTGAAGTTCGCAAGAGTACCCGGGTCGTGTTCCATGCCCCCAGCGTTGAAGTGAAGGATCCTCTTGACCCCCTTTGTCGCCTTCTCCCATCCTTTTGGCAGGATATAGTGGTCAGCGGACAACCTCTCCGCCGCCGGGCGCGGCTGGTCCCACTTTATCTTTTCCCAAGGTTTCTTCTTTGCCAGGACGTCCTGACCAAAACCAAGCAGAGACAGAGCAACTACGATCAAAGCTACGGCGATTCTGATTCCTATCTTTCCCATGAGTTTCCTCCTTTCATCACGAAGGCCGTCTCACAACCATGTCTTCCCCGTTGCCTCGGCCTCCCATGGATTCGATCCTCTCCTTCTTGGTCCTTCCCCCAAACCAGAAAATCCTTGGAAACCTGCAGTTTCTCACCCCCTTCCCGGACAGTTTTCCACACCTGGCCGCCGCCCGAGCTCTGACGAAACCATGGAGCGGAAGCCTCCGCTTAGGTCGGCTCCCCCTTACAGCCAACCCTTTGTCGCATAGTCTCCGTACTCCAAAGCCGCCTCGAACATGGCCACGATGTTCTCGGGTGGAACATCGGCCTGAATATTGTGCACGGAATTGAGTACGTATCCCCCCCCTTCGGCCATCTGGGCAAGCCTCAACCGGACCTCGGCCCTCACCTCATCAGGAGACCCGTAAGGCAGGATCCGCTGCGTGTCGACCCCTCCCCAGAAGGAAAGCCTATCGCCGAACTCCCGTTTCAGCCTGGCCGGGTCCATACCATTCGCGCTCACCTGAACCGGATTAAGAATATCAACACCGATCTCGACCATATCGGCAAGAAAGGGGTAGACTGCTCCGCAGGTGTGGTAGTGGATTTTGGCTGAAGTCCTCTGCCGAATCGCATCGATCAATTCTGCCTGCCTGGGTTTCAGATACTTGCGGTAAGCCCTCGGCGATACCATCGGCCCCTCCTGGGTCCCGATGTCGTCCCCGTAGACTACCACGTCCACCATGTCGCCTACTCCTTCAAGCATGTTCCACGTTAGGTC from Deltaproteobacteria bacterium includes these protein-coding regions:
- a CDS encoding sugar ABC transporter permease — translated: MRLSDSRFGFILSMPGAAVLFLWILVPFVLLVATSLLRYDNIRPVVFCGLKNYRYLFHQRVFWLSFKNTMVFCAGVTSLTFVISLILAHSLSRITRGSGILRSFAMFPWAVPMVVSGFMWAQMFNPSFGVINDFLLRLGILREPIDIYGNPDLAMMGVIIADSWTRIPFMTIIILAGLESIDPTLYEAARVDGADTLQIFRHVSLPLNRKAMLTGVVITTIFSFRTIDTIFSMTFGGPAKATYTFGFYILDYIYRYFNFGVAGAMSMIMLFLLLMIGSFFIFHILRREKG
- a CDS encoding extracellular solute-binding protein, which translates into the protein MGKIGIRIAVALIVVALSLLGFGQDVLAKKKPWEKIKWDQPRPAAERLSADHYILPKGWEKATKGVKRILHFNAGGMEHDPGTLANFKLFEKLTGIKVDYVEVSDQVLLQKTISALVSRDPNVTSMCVSEPAFALQHLISANWIEKMDAIWSPQVQAIYPQGLLQLLKGPDGHFYGTVDTQKANISYARPSWLKAAGVGVPSTWEELIVAARKARQWVLKNLDSTYWGVGFTGDHYILQTLQAMTYAQGGRLMKNGKIDLLTPEFKRAWETLVNFIAKDKSAPEAILGWTWNDYQQAFAMGKIAMILTGLNTNIVRFADPEKSPGVHKDVYGKPVDAPGDWVAFPPPKWSKSMPEKYRGAAPTNFSAFVINRFAPDNAKAAAMILGEVRMSKQGGVNELLIEGNSPFLPAVFNDPEVMAKVAYVDVRKICNENAVLEVFPPGGEKMMDILLEYFGKAATGKVSPIQALERAQEEIESFLYY